A window of Paenibacillus polygoni contains these coding sequences:
- a CDS encoding ABC transporter permease codes for MNIVNKLTLRHLRLNKRRTLVTILGVIISVAMIIAVASLGVSFLDLMKRQSIATEGEWHVQYHNVNKAQLNVIEADEATKKLVISKDLGYAPLEGSQNDNKPYLYIKSYNEKGFEQFPIELMEGRFPQAKNELIISEEIASNAKVDYKVGDSITLQVGERITTGDDESENYDLNQNESLRKMNDRMEERLQNQTTQEYTVVGIIKRPEWEPAQAPGYTAISYFDENLMSAGDKVTATVVLKKMDNSLYAHAKELAKNNHIEKIVYNNSLLRYSGVTSNSDLRTMLFSLSAIIMTIIMVGSIALIYNAFAISVSERARHLGMLASVGATKRQKRNSVYFEGFVIGIISIPLGIIFGLAGIAITFVCINPLIQGVLGVSEKLTVTITPSTILITCLVSMLTIFISTYIPARKASKISAIDAIRQTQDVKLTRKAVKTSKFVRKVFGMEAEIGLKNLKRNKRRYQATVFSLVISIILFLSIAFFTSMMQKSIELSSSGLNYDILVQMELDTEEETAELVNSITALPNVTDANYIQSLEANSLIDRAFIADELKETLKEDESILKDGKYPYYIQISALDDINLKAYAEKAGADYDQLIDLDEPAAIVINQNRYEDYETRKNVETKAIYLEKGDQIDLNYTDWDTEEETSMEPIKIAALTEELPLGITPSYLGNLNIVVSDQVFKTLVTDSMKKNMRDSLYLSSSDPLALQYSIEEMKENNIYINNVYKNRQGEEQMVLLMSVFTYGFIALITLISVANIFNTISTSISLRKREFAMLKSMGMTPKGFRKMINYESIFYGIKSLLYGLPISILAMYLIYRSMMNSFTFGFSLPWLSILFVILAVFLIVSAAMLYSSSKVKKENIIDALKQENI; via the coding sequence GTGAATATCGTCAATAAATTAACATTACGGCATTTAAGATTAAACAAACGTAGAACGTTGGTTACCATTTTGGGCGTCATTATTTCAGTTGCCATGATTATTGCGGTAGCGTCTCTCGGTGTTTCCTTTCTTGATCTCATGAAGAGACAGAGTATCGCAACGGAAGGGGAATGGCATGTACAATACCACAATGTAAATAAGGCTCAGCTTAATGTGATTGAAGCAGATGAGGCTACCAAAAAACTAGTCATCTCAAAAGATCTGGGATACGCCCCTTTAGAGGGAAGCCAGAATGACAATAAGCCATATCTATATATCAAGTCATATAATGAGAAAGGCTTTGAACAGTTTCCTATTGAACTGATGGAAGGACGCTTTCCACAAGCAAAGAATGAACTCATTATCTCGGAAGAAATAGCTTCAAATGCAAAAGTGGATTATAAAGTTGGTGACTCCATAACGTTACAAGTGGGGGAGCGAATTACTACTGGCGATGATGAAAGTGAAAACTATGACCTAAATCAGAATGAATCATTACGTAAAATGAATGATCGTATGGAAGAGCGTCTTCAAAACCAGACTACCCAGGAGTACACGGTGGTAGGGATTATAAAACGTCCTGAATGGGAACCCGCTCAAGCGCCCGGATATACGGCGATAAGTTATTTTGATGAAAATCTAATGTCAGCTGGAGATAAGGTTACAGCGACCGTTGTTCTAAAAAAAATGGATAACTCGCTGTACGCTCATGCTAAAGAATTGGCTAAGAACAATCATATTGAAAAAATCGTCTATAATAATTCTCTGCTGCGTTATTCTGGCGTTACAAGTAACAGTGATTTGCGAACCATGCTTTTTTCATTATCCGCTATCATCATGACTATTATTATGGTCGGTTCGATCGCCTTGATTTACAATGCGTTTGCGATTTCGGTTTCTGAACGAGCTAGACATTTAGGGATGCTGGCAAGTGTAGGGGCAACAAAAAGACAAAAAAGAAATTCGGTGTACTTTGAAGGATTCGTGATTGGAATCATTAGTATCCCTCTTGGTATCATTTTTGGACTTGCTGGTATTGCGATTACGTTTGTGTGTATAAATCCGTTAATTCAAGGTGTGTTAGGAGTTTCGGAAAAATTAACGGTAACAATAACACCGTCTACTATTCTTATCACTTGTCTTGTTTCGATGCTGACGATCTTTATCTCAACGTATATACCTGCTAGGAAAGCTTCTAAGATTTCTGCTATTGATGCGATTCGTCAGACCCAGGATGTAAAGCTGACTCGCAAAGCGGTGAAAACCTCAAAGTTTGTTCGTAAGGTATTTGGCATGGAAGCAGAGATTGGTCTAAAGAACTTAAAAAGAAATAAACGCAGGTACCAAGCGACTGTTTTTTCACTTGTGATTAGTATTATTTTGTTTCTAAGCATTGCCTTTTTTACTTCCATGATGCAAAAGTCGATTGAACTATCTTCCAGCGGGTTGAATTATGATATTTTAGTTCAGATGGAACTGGACACGGAAGAAGAAACAGCTGAGCTGGTTAACTCGATTACTGCTCTTCCCAATGTCACTGATGCTAATTATATTCAATCGTTAGAAGCAAATTCTTTGATTGATAGAGCTTTCATTGCTGATGAACTAAAAGAGACTCTAAAGGAAGACGAAAGTATTCTAAAAGACGGAAAATATCCTTATTATATTCAGATTTCTGCTCTGGATGATATCAATCTAAAGGCATACGCTGAAAAGGCAGGAGCCGATTATGATCAGTTAATAGATCTTGATGAACCGGCTGCGATTGTAATCAACCAAAATAGATATGAAGATTATGAAACAAGAAAAAATGTAGAAACTAAAGCGATCTATTTGGAAAAAGGAGATCAGATCGATCTTAACTATACCGACTGGGATACTGAAGAAGAAACAAGTATGGAGCCTATAAAAATTGCTGCATTAACTGAAGAGTTACCTTTAGGTATTACTCCTTCCTATCTGGGGAACCTGAATATTGTTGTTTCAGATCAGGTTTTTAAAACGCTGGTCACTGATAGTATGAAAAAGAATATGAGAGACTCACTTTACCTATCGAGTTCCGATCCATTAGCACTGCAATATTCTATTGAAGAAATGAAAGAGAACAATATTTATATTAATAATGTGTATAAGAACCGGCAAGGTGAAGAACAGATGGTTTTACTTATGTCCGTATTCACGTATGGTTTTATCGCGTTAATTACGCTAATATCTGTTGCTAATATTTTTAACACCATCTCAACCAGCATTTCGCTTCGGAAACGTGAATTTGCGATGCTGAAATCAATGGGAATGACGCCAAAAGGTTTTAGAAAAATGATCAATTATGAGAGTATCTTCTACGGGATCAAGTCCCTGTTATATGGTCTTCCTATAAGTATCCTGGCGATGTACCTCATTTACCGATCTATGATGAACAGCTTCACATTCGGATTTTCACTACCTTGGCTTAGTATACTGTTTGTTATCTTAGCTGTGTTTTTGATTGTAAGTGCGGCTATGCTGTATTCCAGCTCCAAAGTGAAGAAAGAAAATATCATTGATGCGTTAAAACAGGAAAATATTTAA
- a CDS encoding response regulator transcription factor: MKILLVEDDRTIASGLEYSLQQDEYETVLCYDAASAVQVLQHQLPELTLCIFDLSLPDGSGYDLCKIVKERSDIPVIFLTAIDDEVNVVMGLDMGADDYITKPFRIRELLSRIKSVLRRYQKQAQPQTYIELGNVRINTLEGKVYKNGEEVLLTALEYRLLLIFTNHIGQVLSRTQLLERIWDVAGDFVNDNTLSVYIKRLREKLEDNPQEPKLIKTVRGLGYKVGD, from the coding sequence ATGAAGATTTTACTTGTTGAGGACGATAGAACAATAGCATCTGGGCTAGAATATTCATTACAGCAGGATGAGTATGAGACAGTACTGTGTTATGATGCGGCATCTGCAGTCCAGGTGTTACAGCATCAGTTACCTGAGCTAACGTTATGTATTTTTGACTTGTCCCTTCCCGACGGCAGCGGATATGATCTGTGCAAGATTGTCAAAGAGCGAAGTGATATTCCTGTCATCTTTTTAACTGCGATTGATGATGAGGTCAATGTTGTGATGGGTCTCGATATGGGAGCGGATGATTATATAACCAAACCTTTTCGAATTCGGGAATTGCTCTCCCGCATTAAATCTGTCCTACGGCGTTATCAAAAACAAGCGCAACCGCAAACCTATATTGAACTAGGTAATGTGAGAATTAATACGCTCGAAGGAAAGGTGTATAAAAATGGAGAAGAGGTTCTGCTGACCGCACTGGAATATCGTTTACTCCTTATATTTACGAATCATATTGGACAAGTTCTATCTAGAACGCAGCTCTTAGAGCGGATATGGGATGTAGCAGGGGATTTCGTAAACGATAATACGTTATCTGTATATATTAAAAGGCTGCGAGAAAAGTTAGAGGATAATCCCCAAGAACCGAAGCTGATCAAAACGGTGCGCGGTTTAGGATATAAGGTTGGTGATTAG
- a CDS encoding alpha/beta fold hydrolase — translation MKSLLPIRGTRLYVEEYNNTGEEALLYLHGGPGASCVDFCYHQALALSEKVRVIAFDQRGVLRSDPISEGETFGIQDIIEDCEAIRIHLGIRQWTVLGHSFGGYVAFNYAVQYRNSVKRVIFETPYFDIKNSMTSFIQRALPIFQSLEHQEGIKECHRYIEGDFSASDLWNAWGEIGQQLGEHRDHLYFKGMDPEVYNELVDQLVSPGELWEKGQIHINKLQEEGEFFKSVLPKLHKLTQPSLLITGVFDPVCTVEQQGAYRQQISAHSIVTFDNSAHFPRLEEPKKYQQAIINFIEHN, via the coding sequence ATGAAATCCTTACTACCCATTCGAGGTACTCGGCTATATGTTGAGGAGTACAATAACACAGGCGAAGAGGCATTATTATATTTACATGGAGGACCTGGAGCGAGCTGCGTAGATTTCTGTTATCATCAGGCATTGGCGTTATCGGAAAAGGTAAGAGTCATTGCTTTTGACCAAAGAGGAGTCCTGAGATCTGATCCTATATCAGAAGGAGAAACGTTTGGCATACAAGATATCATAGAAGATTGTGAGGCAATACGGATTCATTTAGGGATTCGTCAGTGGACTGTATTAGGTCATTCATTTGGTGGATATGTGGCATTTAACTATGCGGTTCAGTATCGGAACAGTGTAAAAAGAGTAATATTCGAAACCCCTTATTTTGATATTAAGAACTCGATGACAAGTTTTATTCAGCGTGCCTTACCTATTTTTCAGTCTCTAGAACATCAAGAGGGGATTAAGGAGTGTCATCGGTATATAGAGGGAGATTTCTCAGCAAGTGATCTTTGGAATGCTTGGGGGGAGATTGGGCAACAATTAGGCGAACATCGTGATCATCTCTATTTTAAAGGCATGGACCCAGAGGTATATAATGAATTGGTAGATCAATTGGTTTCACCGGGTGAACTTTGGGAAAAGGGTCAGATACATATCAATAAACTGCAGGAGGAGGGCGAATTTTTTAAAAGCGTACTTCCAAAGCTCCACAAACTTACTCAGCCTTCCCTGTTAATTACAGGTGTATTCGATCCCGTATGTACAGTAGAACAACAGGGTGCCTACAGACAACAAATATCTGCTCATTCCATTGTAACTTTTGATAATAGTGCTCACTTTCCAAGACTTGAAGAACCGAAGAAGTATCAGCAGGCAATTATCAATTTTATAGAACACAACTAG
- a CDS encoding MarR family winged helix-turn-helix transcriptional regulator, producing MESYRQVVKSMNLLLDEFNVLITKEFKELDDFHLTSQQEVVLIYISRRDRVTAAQIAQEFDITKSAVSQVLTKLEQQDLIEKIVNPDNRRESFIVLGKQGKRFMDTLVEIEDHMIEKYYSKVKMDDLIHMTNTIEEINQVIKKNKK from the coding sequence TTGGAGAGTTACCGACAAGTGGTAAAAAGTATGAACCTTTTGCTGGATGAGTTTAATGTACTCATTACTAAGGAGTTCAAAGAATTGGATGATTTTCATCTCACTTCACAGCAAGAAGTGGTTCTGATTTATATATCTCGCCGTGACCGAGTGACTGCAGCACAGATCGCTCAAGAATTTGATATTACGAAAAGCGCGGTGAGCCAAGTACTTACGAAGCTCGAACAGCAAGATTTAATAGAGAAGATTGTGAATCCTGACAACAGACGAGAGTCATTTATTGTGTTAGGTAAACAAGGTAAGAGATTTATGGATACGTTAGTAGAGATCGAAGATCATATGATTGAGAAGTATTATTCCAAGGTGAAGATGGATGATTTAATTCATATGACAAATACGATAGAAGAAATCAATCAAGTGATTAAGAAAAACAAGAAATAA
- the glsA gene encoding glutaminase A has product MNIEIEKLRKQLPEWVKSSVPHSSAGKVASYIPELAKASHDALGITLLNTKGEFASAGNFEMCFTMQSISKVYTLILALMDNGEDKVFSKVGMEPTGDNFNSMLKLELVRPGIPFNPFINAGAIMVSSLIHGSSQQEKSERILQFFKELANNNNLKHDEDVFHSELESGHLNRSIAYFLKGNGVLDGDVEEVLQIYFCHCSILVNCADLARMALVLACDGTDPLTGKELIPHRVVQIAKTFMTTCGMYNASGEFAIQVGLPAKSGVSGGILALVPGRYGIGVIGPSLNDKGNSQAGIELLEKISQEMKWSIF; this is encoded by the coding sequence ATGAATATCGAGATTGAAAAGTTACGAAAGCAACTTCCTGAATGGGTTAAATCAAGTGTACCTCACTCCTCTGCTGGAAAAGTCGCTTCTTATATACCTGAATTAGCAAAAGCCTCTCATGATGCCTTAGGGATCACACTTTTGAACACAAAAGGAGAATTTGCTTCCGCTGGAAACTTTGAAATGTGTTTTACGATGCAAAGTATATCTAAAGTGTACACCCTGATTTTAGCTCTTATGGATAATGGAGAAGATAAAGTATTTAGTAAAGTTGGTATGGAGCCGACTGGAGATAACTTTAACTCCATGCTTAAGCTTGAACTCGTTAGACCCGGTATTCCTTTCAATCCATTTATTAATGCAGGAGCCATTATGGTCTCTTCTTTAATTCATGGGAGCAGTCAACAAGAGAAATCAGAACGAATTCTTCAATTTTTCAAAGAACTTGCGAATAATAATAACCTAAAACATGATGAAGATGTTTTTCACTCAGAGCTTGAATCAGGACATTTGAATCGTTCTATTGCTTACTTTTTAAAAGGAAATGGTGTTCTTGATGGAGATGTCGAAGAGGTGCTGCAAATTTACTTTTGTCACTGCTCTATTCTCGTCAATTGCGCTGACTTAGCACGAATGGCTTTAGTTCTAGCTTGTGATGGGACAGATCCTTTGACTGGAAAAGAACTGATTCCGCATAGGGTTGTTCAAATAGCAAAGACTTTCATGACAACTTGCGGAATGTATAATGCTTCTGGTGAATTTGCAATACAAGTCGGCTTACCTGCCAAGAGCGGGGTGTCTGGCGGTATTTTAGCACTGGTTCCAGGCCGCTATGGGATTGGGGTCATTGGACCCTCACTGAATGATAAGGGAAATAGTCAAGCCGGGATCGAGTTACTTGAGAAGATCTCACAAGAGATGAAATGGAGCATCTTCTAA
- a CDS encoding MFS transporter, translated as MSLMLRNRGAILLLMINIFLIFTGIGLVVPIMPTYMDLLHISGSIVGLLVAAFSFTQLIFSPLAGRLSDNWGRKKIIISGMLIFAVSELIFGLSNTAFFLFAARMLGGIGAALIMPAVMAYTADVTSGEERGKGMGLINAAITTGFIIGPGIGGFIAEYGIRVPFYAAAVAGTIAAIVTFIVLPESKPQIVDDQVKEVVKLPKQNLLTQLANSYREPYFLALVIVLVASFGLANYETVFGLFVDQKFGFTAKDIAVIITFGSIAGAVVQVTVFGWILNKFGEKNVVSFCLLMASLFIVLTLFVHQYWMILLVTFIVFLAIDILRPTISTQMSKMAMEQQGYVAGLNSAFTSMGNILGPVIAGVLFDVNLNFPYVSAGIVLFLCFLLSLKARKDERIPGLKETGI; from the coding sequence ATGTCTTTAATGTTAAGGAATAGAGGCGCTATTCTGCTTCTAATGATAAACATCTTCTTAATATTTACGGGAATTGGACTGGTTGTGCCAATTATGCCGACTTATATGGATTTACTGCACATCAGCGGAAGTATCGTTGGACTTCTGGTAGCCGCATTTTCATTTACACAACTTATATTCTCACCGCTTGCAGGAAGATTATCTGACAACTGGGGACGCAAAAAAATTATTATCAGCGGTATGCTTATCTTTGCGGTATCGGAGCTTATCTTCGGTCTTAGCAATACTGCGTTTTTCCTATTTGCTGCACGTATGCTCGGCGGGATCGGGGCAGCACTTATTATGCCAGCTGTAATGGCTTATACAGCAGATGTAACATCTGGAGAAGAACGTGGTAAGGGAATGGGACTTATCAACGCTGCGATTACTACAGGTTTCATTATTGGACCTGGAATCGGCGGATTCATCGCTGAATATGGAATTAGAGTTCCGTTTTATGCAGCAGCTGTTGCAGGAACGATTGCAGCTATTGTTACCTTCATCGTACTGCCAGAATCAAAACCTCAAATTGTTGATGATCAGGTAAAAGAAGTCGTGAAACTTCCAAAACAGAATCTGCTCACTCAGCTCGCTAATTCTTACCGTGAACCGTATTTCTTAGCCCTTGTTATTGTGCTTGTCGCCTCTTTTGGCCTTGCCAATTATGAGACTGTATTCGGTCTATTCGTAGATCAGAAATTCGGCTTCACTGCAAAAGATATAGCGGTGATTATTACGTTTGGTTCGATCGCTGGTGCTGTCGTTCAGGTGACGGTATTTGGATGGATCTTGAACAAATTTGGTGAAAAGAATGTTGTCTCATTCTGTCTTTTAATGGCGTCACTCTTTATTGTTCTTACCTTGTTCGTTCATCAGTACTGGATGATTCTGCTCGTTACCTTTATCGTATTCCTGGCTATTGATATCCTAAGACCAACTATCAGTACACAGATGTCTAAGATGGCAATGGAACAACAAGGTTATGTGGCAGGTCTTAACTCTGCGTTTACAAGTATGGGTAATATTCTAGGCCCCGTTATCGCCGGAGTTCTGTTTGACGTTAATCTGAACTTCCCTTACGTTTCTGCTGGAATCGTATTGTTCTTATGTTTCCTTCTTTCACTAAAAGCAAGGAAAGATGAGCGGATTCCCGGGCTTAAAGAGACAGGCATTTAA
- a CDS encoding ABC transporter ATP-binding protein yields the protein MEILKVENLTKIYGKGDTAVKALDDVSFSVKRGEFVAIIGPSGSGKSTILHLLGGVDQPTSGKVYVDNTDIYALNETQLAIFRRRQIGLIYQFYNLIPVLTVEENITLPLLLDGHKVDKKQFADTVKLLNLEKRLGHLPNQLSGGQQQRVSIGRALISNPSIMLADEPTGNLDSKNSAEIVDLLKMFNKTYNQTLIVITHDERIALQADRIITIEDGRIAKDEVIRP from the coding sequence ATGGAGATTTTAAAAGTAGAAAATCTAACTAAAATATACGGAAAAGGCGATACAGCAGTAAAGGCGCTGGATGATGTTTCTTTTTCGGTGAAAAGGGGCGAGTTCGTCGCCATCATCGGGCCGTCAGGCTCGGGGAAATCAACCATTCTTCATCTGCTGGGAGGCGTAGATCAGCCAACGAGCGGTAAAGTATATGTGGATAATACAGATATTTATGCTTTGAACGAAACACAGCTTGCGATATTTCGGCGCAGACAAATTGGACTGATTTATCAGTTCTATAATCTAATACCGGTATTAACCGTGGAAGAGAATATTACGCTTCCTCTCCTGCTCGATGGACATAAGGTGGATAAGAAACAGTTTGCAGATACAGTGAAGCTGTTAAATTTAGAAAAGCGTCTAGGGCATCTACCTAATCAGTTGTCAGGAGGACAACAGCAACGCGTGTCCATTGGCAGAGCGCTTATCAGTAACCCTTCCATTATGTTAGCAGATGAACCGACGGGGAATCTAGATAGCAAGAACAGTGCTGAAATCGTTGATCTTCTGAAAATGTTTAATAAAACCTACAATCAAACCCTTATTGTCATTACTCATGATGAACGAATCGCTCTTCAAGCAGATCGAATTATTACGATAGAAGATGGAAGGATCGCAAAAGATGAGGTGATCCGTCCGTGA
- a CDS encoding sensor histidine kinase, with protein MFRNKEILMLLLTMSSFSLIAVITSLMISRETAWITIVTAAVLITCSMLYTRYRYREIAKLSSYLREITSGNYSLDVRDNQEGELSILKNDIYKVTLMLSEQRSLLEEDKIKLTNAISDISHQLKTPLTSMTVMADLLSDPELDRNKRIEFVRNISTQLDRIGWLISALLKFSKIDAGTAQFKKDRVRVSDLIQKSIEPVLVPMDIKEQKLTIHGEDSTFFLGDLNWSSEAIVNILKNGVEHTPAGGEITISYAENALFTEIIISDNGKGIPKEEIPHLFKRFFKGKQASEDSVGIGLALAQSIITSQNGTIDVKSEPGAGTEFHIKFYKQVI; from the coding sequence ATGTTTCGCAATAAAGAAATTCTAATGTTACTTCTGACGATGTCTTCGTTCAGTCTGATAGCTGTTATCACTTCACTAATGATTTCAAGGGAAACCGCGTGGATCACTATCGTTACTGCAGCAGTACTCATCACTTGCAGTATGTTATATACTCGGTACCGGTACCGTGAGATTGCTAAGTTATCAAGCTATCTTCGTGAAATTACAAGCGGCAACTATTCACTTGATGTACGTGATAATCAGGAAGGCGAGCTTAGCATTCTTAAGAACGATATCTATAAAGTAACGCTCATGTTATCGGAGCAACGGTCTCTTTTAGAGGAAGATAAAATAAAACTGACCAATGCGATCTCCGACATTTCTCATCAGCTCAAAACACCGCTTACCTCTATGACGGTCATGGCCGATTTATTAAGTGATCCAGAGCTGGATCGAAACAAACGAATAGAGTTCGTACGGAATATTAGTACCCAACTTGATCGAATCGGTTGGCTTATTTCTGCATTGCTGAAATTTTCAAAAATAGATGCAGGTACAGCTCAGTTTAAAAAGGATCGTGTTAGGGTAAGCGATCTGATTCAAAAGTCCATTGAGCCAGTGCTCGTTCCGATGGATATTAAAGAACAAAAACTTACGATCCATGGAGAAGACTCCACTTTCTTTCTTGGCGATCTGAACTGGAGTTCGGAAGCCATTGTTAACATTTTAAAAAATGGTGTTGAACATACGCCAGCAGGCGGAGAAATCACCATATCCTACGCGGAAAACGCCCTTTTCACGGAGATTATCATCTCGGACAACGGAAAAGGAATACCAAAAGAGGAGATCCCTCATCTATTTAAGCGGTTCTTTAAAGGAAAACAGGCAAGTGAAGACAGCGTAGGAATTGGCCTTGCACTCGCGCAAAGTATTATTACGAGTCAGAATGGAACGATTGATGTAAAAAGCGAGCCTGGAGCGGGAACCGAGTTTCATATCAAATTTTATAAACAAGTCATTTGA
- a CDS encoding GntR family transcriptional regulator — translation MKKLALYKQIREDIIQKIKSGQLRPTDRIPSEQELMDEFRVSKITVKNALTLLADEGLIIRVQGKGSFVSSSLVVSGFKSLPSSHSAFSMPLIGFIIPTMRTRVIQKLVNYTEQFLQEAGLSMILSITRESSVIESNVIRTLTDLGVKGLIVFPTEDEKYNESLLRLSLDKFPCVFIDRYLRNIETYTITSDNCGGAYKAVSYLLSKSHQKIALISPENANTAVEDRTLGFEQAYTDQGISIDKSLWCHIPLDILRGEQALDYVSDFLRNHSGITAAFSLTEETARLTSAAISRLNDHSNIELLSFDNPHLSGVAYVQQDEQEMARIAVKLLGEQLEDIYSPKNAVIPVQLIFP, via the coding sequence TTGAAAAAGCTGGCGCTCTACAAACAAATTCGAGAAGATATTATACAGAAAATTAAATCAGGACAGCTTCGGCCTACGGACCGTATTCCTTCTGAGCAGGAACTAATGGACGAATTTAGAGTAAGTAAAATAACCGTCAAGAACGCCCTAACCCTACTAGCTGACGAAGGTCTAATTATACGCGTACAAGGCAAAGGCTCATTCGTATCCTCTAGTCTTGTTGTTTCTGGTTTTAAATCTCTGCCATCCTCACACAGCGCGTTCTCCATGCCGCTCATCGGCTTCATCATTCCGACGATGAGAACTCGTGTTATTCAGAAGCTCGTTAATTACACGGAACAATTCCTGCAAGAAGCTGGCCTCAGCATGATACTAAGCATCACGCGCGAGTCCTCCGTTATCGAATCAAACGTCATTCGTACACTAACGGATCTCGGTGTGAAGGGGCTAATCGTTTTTCCAACAGAAGATGAGAAGTACAACGAATCATTACTGCGTCTGTCACTTGATAAATTCCCGTGCGTGTTCATTGACCGCTATCTGCGAAACATTGAGACGTACACCATTACATCTGACAATTGCGGCGGTGCCTACAAGGCGGTCTCCTATTTACTATCCAAGAGTCATCAGAAAATTGCGCTTATCTCACCTGAAAATGCCAATACAGCCGTCGAGGATCGCACGCTCGGCTTTGAGCAGGCTTACACAGACCAAGGCATCTCGATTGATAAAAGTCTGTGGTGTCATATCCCTCTCGACATCCTGCGCGGGGAGCAAGCATTGGATTATGTAAGCGATTTCCTGCGGAACCATAGTGGAATTACGGCAGCCTTCTCTTTGACTGAAGAAACCGCACGTCTTACATCGGCCGCTATCAGTCGTCTGAATGATCACTCAAATATTGAATTGCTCTCTTTCGATAATCCACATCTCTCAGGCGTAGCTTATGTCCAGCAGGATGAACAAGAAATGGCAAGAATAGCTGTAAAGCTGTTAGGTGAACAATTGGAAGATATTTATTCTCCTAAGAACGCCGTCATTCCCGTGCAACTCATCTTCCCTTGA